The sequence below is a genomic window from Conyzicola nivalis.
CACCGGCGACGCCGCGATCGAGCAGATCGACATCGGGGGCCCCGCCATGGTGCGCGCCTCGGCGAAGAACCACGCCAACGTCGCCATCGTCACCTCGCCCGCCTCGTACCCGGCGATCGTCGCCGCGCTCGCCGCGGGCGGCACCACTCTCGCGCAGCGTCGCGACCTCGCGGCCGAGGCCTTCGCGCACACCGCCGCGTACGACGCGGCCGTGTCGACGTGGTTCGCGTCGAACGTCGCGACCGCTTCGACAGGCTCAGCGACCGAGGGAGGGGAGGCGTCGGAGGTCGCCGACACCTTCACGGTCAGCGCCTCGCTCAAAAACGTGCTGCGCTACGGCGAGAACTCGCACCAGACCGCGGCCCTCTACGTGAGCGAGAACGGCACGGGCATCGCCCAGGCCGAGCAGCTGCACGGAAAAGAGATGTCCTACAACAACTTCGTCGACGCGGATGCGGCCGTCCGCGCGGCGTGGGACTTCGACGAGCCCGCCGTCGCGATCATCAAGCACGCGAACCCTTGCGGCATCGCCGTCGCGCGCGGATCGGGCGACCCGATCGCCTCCGCCCACCTGCGCGCCCACGAGTGCGACCCGCTCTCGGCCTTCGGCGGCGTCATCGCCGCCAACCGCACACTCACCCTCGCCGCGGCCGAGTCGATCGTCGGAATCTTCACCGAGGTCGTCGTCGCTCCCGACTTCGAGCCGGCCGCCCTCGAGCTGCTGTCGACCAAGAAGAACCTGCGCCTGCTCAAGCTGCCCGCCGACTTCACCCGGCCGACGACCGAGTTCAAGCAGATCTCGGGCGGACTGCTCGTGCAGTCCGTCGACAACTACGACGACTTCGACTCGAGCACCTGGACGCTCGTCGCGGGCGACGAGGCCGACGACGCCACCCGCTCCGACCTCGAGTTCGCGTGGCGCTCGGTGCGCTCGGTCAAGTCGAACGCCATCCTGCTCGCCGACGACGGGGCCTCGGTCGGCGTCGGCATGGGCCAGGTAAACCGGGTCGACTCCTGCGAGCTCGCCGTCAGCCGCGCGGGCGACCGCGCCGTCGGGTCGGTCGCCGCGAGCGACGCGTTCTTCCCGTTCGCCGACGGTCTCGAGGTGCTGCTCAGCGCCGGAGTGCGCGCGGTCGTGCAGCCCGGCGGATCGATCCGCGACGAAGACGTGATCGCCGCCGCGAAGAAGGCCGGCGTCACCATGTACTTCACCGGAGAGCGCCACTTCTTCCACTGACCCGTCGCCGGGTTGGCGCAAGTCCGGACGCCGTGTTCGTGATTCAGGATGATTCGACGCCGGCACTCCGCCCGGCCGAGTGTTGGCGGGCCGCGGTACGGCGGCGGCCGCGTCGGTCCTGAATGACGAACGCCCCCCGACCTCGTCGCGCAACTCAGGCAGTTGCGCGACGTGAGCCGTGGTCGCCCCGCCGTCGGGCGGCTGCAG
It includes:
- the purH gene encoding bifunctional phosphoribosylaminoimidazolecarboxamide formyltransferase/IMP cyclohydrolase; the encoded protein is MSGPTHDPALYRERDLVAIKRALVSVSDKTGLVELATALAAAGVEIVSTGGSAAAIAAAGIRVTQVGDVTGYPESLDGRVRTLHPVIHSGLLADLRLESHERELASQGIAPFELVVSNLYPFVATIAAGITGDAAIEQIDIGGPAMVRASAKNHANVAIVTSPASYPAIVAALAAGGTTLAQRRDLAAEAFAHTAAYDAAVSTWFASNVATASTGSATEGGEASEVADTFTVSASLKNVLRYGENSHQTAALYVSENGTGIAQAEQLHGKEMSYNNFVDADAAVRAAWDFDEPAVAIIKHANPCGIAVARGSGDPIASAHLRAHECDPLSAFGGVIAANRTLTLAAAESIVGIFTEVVVAPDFEPAALELLSTKKNLRLLKLPADFTRPTTEFKQISGGLLVQSVDNYDDFDSSTWTLVAGDEADDATRSDLEFAWRSVRSVKSNAILLADDGASVGVGMGQVNRVDSCELAVSRAGDRAVGSVAASDAFFPFADGLEVLLSAGVRAVVQPGGSIRDEDVIAAAKKAGVTMYFTGERHFFH